One region of Erythrolamprus reginae isolate rEryReg1 chromosome 12, rEryReg1.hap1, whole genome shotgun sequence genomic DNA includes:
- the TTC36 gene encoding tetratricopeptide repeat protein 36 isoform X1 codes for MATTWDRAVLQTIFHPNVPFDEDFQEEEEEGAQQDAPEGGFDPELLREAAGLEAEGIAAAEGGELALALAKLTQAIQLLPGRASAFNNRAQALRLKGDVAEALQDLEAALKLSRGAGPVARQGFVQRGLIQRLQGHDEAARSSFEQAAALGSSFACRQLALMNPYAALCNQMLSEVMRKEGPPKWEKEAC; via the exons ATGGCCACCACCTGGGATCGGGCAGTCCTGCAAACCATTTTCCACCCAAATGTTCCCTTTGATGAAGAtttccaggaggaggaggaggagggggcgcaACAAGACGCTCCAG AAGGCGGCTTTGATCCGGAGCTGCTGAGAGAAGCTGCTGGTCTGGAAGCCGAGGGAATCGCAGCCGCTGAAGGAGGAGAGCTGGCCCTGGCCCTGGCCAAGCTGACCCAAGCCATCCAGCTGCTTCCAGGGCGGGCCTCGGCCTTCAACAACCGCGCACAGGCTCTCCGACTCAAAGGGGATGTCGCAG aagcacTGCAAGACTTGGAGGCAGCCCTGAAGCTCAGCAGAGGGGCGGGGCCGGTGGCCCGCCAGGGGTTTGTGCAACGCGGGCTGATCCAGCGGCTGCAGGGCCATGACGAAGCCGCCCGGAGCAGCTTTGAGCAGGCGGCCGCCCTGGGCAGCAGCTTCGCCTGCCGGCAGCTGGCGCTGATGAACCCCTACGCAGCCCTCTGCAACCAGATGCTGTCGGAAGTGATGCGGAAGGAGGGCCCCCCCAAATGGGAGAAGGAGGCTTGCTGA
- the TTC36 gene encoding tetratricopeptide repeat protein 36 isoform X2 — protein MATTWDRAVLQTIFHPNVPFDEDFQEEEEEGAQQDAPGGFDPELLREAAGLEAEGIAAAEGGELALALAKLTQAIQLLPGRASAFNNRAQALRLKGDVAEALQDLEAALKLSRGAGPVARQGFVQRGLIQRLQGHDEAARSSFEQAAALGSSFACRQLALMNPYAALCNQMLSEVMRKEGPPKWEKEAC, from the exons ATGGCCACCACCTGGGATCGGGCAGTCCTGCAAACCATTTTCCACCCAAATGTTCCCTTTGATGAAGAtttccaggaggaggaggaggagggggcgcaACAAGACGCTCCAG GCGGCTTTGATCCGGAGCTGCTGAGAGAAGCTGCTGGTCTGGAAGCCGAGGGAATCGCAGCCGCTGAAGGAGGAGAGCTGGCCCTGGCCCTGGCCAAGCTGACCCAAGCCATCCAGCTGCTTCCAGGGCGGGCCTCGGCCTTCAACAACCGCGCACAGGCTCTCCGACTCAAAGGGGATGTCGCAG aagcacTGCAAGACTTGGAGGCAGCCCTGAAGCTCAGCAGAGGGGCGGGGCCGGTGGCCCGCCAGGGGTTTGTGCAACGCGGGCTGATCCAGCGGCTGCAGGGCCATGACGAAGCCGCCCGGAGCAGCTTTGAGCAGGCGGCCGCCCTGGGCAGCAGCTTCGCCTGCCGGCAGCTGGCGCTGATGAACCCCTACGCAGCCCTCTGCAACCAGATGCTGTCGGAAGTGATGCGGAAGGAGGGCCCCCCCAAATGGGAGAAGGAGGCTTGCTGA